One region of Dehalococcoidia bacterium genomic DNA includes:
- a CDS encoding glycosyltransferase has translation MKLSILVPVYNERATIRNVLTRLEQVPYDKEIIAIDDCSTDGTSDI, from the coding sequence ATGAAACTGAGCATTCTGGTCCCCGTCTACAACGAACGCGCCACCATCCGCAACGTGCTGACGCGCCTCGAACAAGTCCCCTACGACAAGGAGATCATCGCCATTGACGATTGCTCCACCGACGGGACGAGCGACATT